The Mycolicibacterium mageritense genome contains a region encoding:
- a CDS encoding glycosyltransferase, whose translation MRFALACYGTRGDVEPSVSIGRELQRRGHDVQLAVPPELVGFADGAGLSAVEYGPELHAFLREDFLRNFWTQIFRNPIGSLRELWQPINAYWNETSATLMKVADGADLLSTGLNFEQPAANIAEYYGIPLIGLHHFPMRPNGQLVPMLPAQLIRSGGTATEWLLWRFTKDVDDAQRKELGLPSATGPSPRRIAERGWLEIQAYDEVSVPGLAAEWARWNGQRPFVGALTMGLTTDSDDEVMSWIAAGAPPICFATGSIPVESPVETLDMISAACAQLGERALVCAGGTDFSGVRIPDHVKVVGVVNYAKVFSASRVIVHHGGSGTTAASLRAGVPTLILWSSADQPYWGNQLKRLKVGTARRVSKTTPQTLTTDLRRILAPDYRTRARALATRMTDPAESVARAADLFEDAVRRNAR comes from the coding sequence ATGAGGTTTGCCCTGGCATGTTACGGAACTCGCGGCGACGTCGAGCCGTCCGTCAGCATCGGCCGCGAACTCCAGCGCAGAGGTCACGACGTTCAGCTGGCCGTCCCACCTGAGTTGGTCGGCTTCGCCGACGGCGCCGGACTTTCGGCGGTCGAATACGGGCCCGAGCTCCATGCGTTCCTGCGGGAGGACTTCCTGCGGAACTTCTGGACGCAAATCTTCCGCAACCCGATCGGTTCGCTGCGCGAACTGTGGCAACCGATCAACGCGTACTGGAACGAGACGAGCGCGACGCTCATGAAGGTCGCCGACGGCGCCGATCTTCTCTCCACGGGCTTGAACTTCGAACAGCCCGCCGCCAATATCGCGGAGTACTACGGTATCCCGCTGATCGGCCTGCACCACTTCCCCATGCGCCCCAACGGACAGCTCGTGCCGATGCTGCCGGCTCAATTGATCCGTTCCGGCGGCACGGCGACCGAGTGGCTGCTCTGGCGTTTCACCAAAGACGTCGATGATGCCCAGCGAAAGGAACTGGGTTTGCCTTCGGCAACCGGTCCTTCGCCGCGGCGGATCGCCGAGCGAGGTTGGCTCGAAATTCAGGCGTACGACGAGGTGAGCGTGCCTGGCCTTGCCGCGGAGTGGGCCAGGTGGAACGGGCAGCGCCCGTTCGTGGGTGCCTTGACCATGGGTTTGACCACCGACTCCGACGACGAGGTGATGTCATGGATCGCCGCGGGGGCGCCGCCGATCTGCTTTGCCACCGGCAGCATTCCGGTGGAATCTCCTGTCGAGACCCTGGACATGATCAGCGCGGCGTGCGCGCAGCTCGGCGAGCGGGCATTGGTGTGCGCGGGCGGCACCGACTTCAGCGGCGTACGCATCCCCGATCACGTCAAGGTGGTCGGGGTGGTGAACTATGCGAAGGTCTTCTCCGCGTCGCGTGTCATCGTGCACCACGGTGGCTCTGGCACCACGGCCGCGAGCCTGCGCGCCGGGGTTCCCACCCTGATCCTTTGGAGTTCTGCCGACCAGCCGTACTGGGGAAACCAGCTCAAGCGGCTGAAAGTCGGTACTGCGCGCCGTGTTTCGAAGACGACCCCGCAGACCCTGACCACCGACCTACGCCGGATCCTGGCACCGGACTACCGCACCAGGGCCCGCGCGCTCGCCACTCGGATGACCGACCCCGCCGAGAGTGTGGCCAGGGCGGCCGACCTGTTCGAAGACGCTGTCCGCCGAAACGCCCGGTGA
- a CDS encoding MbtH family protein — MSINPFDDDTGSFLVLINDEEQHSLWPSFADVPAGWRVVYGEADRAACLEFIEQNWTDIRPKSLRERLAQGGALER, encoded by the coding sequence GTGAGCATCAATCCATTCGACGACGACACCGGCAGCTTTCTCGTCTTGATCAACGACGAGGAGCAGCACAGCCTCTGGCCGAGCTTTGCCGACGTACCGGCCGGCTGGCGGGTGGTTTACGGCGAAGCGGACCGAGCTGCGTGTTTGGAGTTCATCGAGCAGAATTGGACTGATATACGGCCGAAGAGCCTGCGCGAGAGGTTGGCGCAGGGCGGGGCTCTTGAGCGCTGA